The Macaca nemestrina isolate mMacNem1 chromosome 8, mMacNem.hap1, whole genome shotgun sequence genome contains the following window.
tcagcctcccaaagtgctgagattacaggtgtgagccactgcgcccggcccccaagtaacatatattaaatggaaaaaagtttGTTTCTAATagtctgtttctatttttcttcacagTGGGAATGTAAGACTGACTTAGATATTGCATACAAATTTGGAAAAACTGTGGTGAGCTGTGAAGGCTATGAGTCCTCTGAAGACCAGTATGTACTAAGAGGGTCTTGTGGCTTGGAGTACAATTTAGATTATACAGAACTTGGCCTGCAGAAACTGAAGGAGTCTGGAAAGCAGCACGGCTTTGCCTCTTTCTCTGATTATTATTATAAGTGGTCGGCGGATTCCTGTAACATGGGTGGATTGATTACCATCGTGGTGCTCCTTGGGATCGCCTTTGTAGTCTATAAGCTGTTCCTGAGTGATGGGCAGTATTCTCCTCCACCGTACTCTGAGTATCCTCCATTTTCCCACCGTTACCAGAGATTCACCAACTCAGCAGGACCTCCTCCCCCAGGCTTTAAGTCTGAGTTCACAGGTATGTTTCCCTCGCAGTGGCCATAAATAGGGTGGGTGTGAGGTTAGTGCATCCTGTGCTTGGTTCTGAAATAGAAAATCGTTGCATTGGGAAACCAAAGGAGGTTTgtcttctcattttgttttttactttcaaCTTCTTTTACCTCTTCTGTTCTGCTGTCTCCCAAGGTATATTGTGATCGCTATGTTAAGAATGCCTGattggccaggcaccatggctcacgcctgtaatcgcagcactttgggaggccggggtgggcagatcacttgaggtcgggagtttgaggccagccaaGATGGTACAATCCCATctcttaataaaaatacaaaaattagccagatgttgtggcgggcacctgtaattccagctgcttgggagactgaggcatgagaatcacttgaatctgggaggtggaggttacagtgagccaagatcgtaccagtgcactctagcctgagtgacagagcgagaccctgtcttaaaaaaaaaaaagcctgattaAATTATAAGTACTCTTAATCAGAAAAACTTGATCAACTTTGCTAATAATCATTTGCCCTGACCCCGTCTCAtactatacataaaaattaattctttaaGTAGTATAATTCTCAACATAAAAGGCAAAACAATTAAGTTTCCAGAATAAAACATAGGAGAATATTTGTTATGACCTTAGGATGggtaaagatttcttaaacagaaCATAAAAAGTACTGgccataaaagaaaacatgggtAAATTAGACTTTATTTAAATTAAGAACATCTAATCATCAAAAGGCACTATTAGgagagtgaaaaggcaagccacagactggggaaaaatttacaaaacatatTTCCGGCATATATATGTGTCTAGAACATACAATGAACTCCCATAAATCTGAGCAACAGGCATACAAGCCCTCCAAAGAGGACTTGAATGGCCATTTTATAATAAGAGAAGACATCTACTTCAccagtccccagcctttttggcaccagggaccagttttgtggaagatagTATTTCCATGGACTAGGGGGGTTGGGTTGGGGTGGGATGGGGCGGGGAGGGaaggttttgggatgattcaagcatattatgtttattgtgtactttatttctgttgttattacattgtaatatataatgaaataattaacaACTCACtgtaatgtagaatcagtgggagccctgagcttgttttcctgcaactagacagtcccatctgggggtgatgggagacagtgacggatcatcaggcattagattctcataaggagcacgcaacctagattcctcgcatgtgcagttcacagtagggttcgtgctcctatgagaatcgaatgctgctgctgatctgacaggaggccgAGCTCAGGTAGTAATGCAAGTGATGGGGAGTGGCtctaaatacagatgaagcttcagttgcttgcctgccactcacctcctgctgtgtggcccagttcctaacaggccactgacCAGTGCTGGGGTCCCAACCCATGATCTACATGgtcaataaaaataagcaaaggtgCTTAGCATCATTAgtcttcagagaaatgcagatgaaaacCACAGGGAGATTATTTTTAGCCACCAGATAACCACCATAATGAGTAATGTTAGAAAGACAAGAGTACCAAGTGTGAACAAGGATGTAGAGTGACTGGAGCTTTCATACTTTGCTGGTAGGAGTTAAAATGGTAAAACAACCCAAACATATGCCTACCCATTTCTATTCCTACATAAATACCTGGGAGAAGTGAGTGCATGGTGCACCAAGAAAGATGCACAGGAGTGTTCATAGCAGTTTTGTTTATAACAGCCAAAAAATGAAGGTAGAATTTTATAGCAAGACCCTCCCCAGTCCTAAAATCTATCCCTCTCCTCCCATATCTATGGGAAATGCTCTCCTTCATTATAAACCAGTATTTTACAAATACCTTTTTGAATACAACTTGTTAATAACTTGATGCCTGAGTATTATTAATAGTTCAGTACAGATGAAATAATTGAAGTGTTATATTGGTTATATTATCTTTGCTCTTGTAGACTATGTCATGTTTAAGTGAGGATAcataataaatcatttttattttaaggacCGCAGAATACTGGCCATGGTGCAACTTCTGGTTTTGGCAGTGCTTTTACAGGACAACAAGGATATGAAAATTCAGGACCAGGGTTCTGGACTGGTTTGGGAACTGGTGGAATACTAGGATATTTGTTTGGCAGCAATAGGTAAGCTTTTTGCATTTATCTCTCTTGCTCTTTAATTCAAGAGACTTCTGCTTACAATTTAACTGCATTTAGTTTCactaaggaaaataaattctgGTGACATTAACCTATTAAATAAGATTCTCTGGGAAGGGGGAAGGTACACTATATGTGTTTCGATCAGTATtgtatatgttattttctttcattgtgtttCTTCCTATGTCACCCTCATAGATATTATAAGAAAAAGACTGTTTAGTTGACATCtgagaaaatgagaaggaaggaaagaatacaATATTTGGGGAACAGTTAGTCTGGTTTGGTAGGAGAATGATAAAAGTAAGGCTGGAAAGAGCTTGGGGCCAGATTTTGGAATATGAAATATTAATGGTAGTTTAAGCTTAGATTTTATTTGAGTAcaaattcagaaagaaagagCATTGACTCCCTGTCACTTTTCCACCATAGCAATGACCATAATAATGGCAGAAATATGAAACAGTTTTTATTTCATGTTAATTCTGATACACCAGAACATTCAGGAAAAAATACTTgataaaggtatttttttttctgacagtttAGGAACAGTaaggtatttaaaaattatagccaCAAGAAAAAAATGCCTAACTTACTTTTATGCCTTTAAAGAGCGGCAACACCCTTCTCCGACTCGTGGTACTACCCATCCTATCCTCCCTCCTACCCTGGCACATGGAATAGAGCTTACTCACCCCTTCGTGGAGGCTTGGGCGGCTATTCGGCATGTTCAAACTCAGACACAAAAACCAGAACTGCATCAGGTAAGAG
Protein-coding sequences here:
- the LOC105481978 gene encoding store-operated calcium entry-associated regulatory factor isoform X2 gives rise to the protein MGGLITIVVLLGIAFVVYKLFLSDGQYSPPPYSEYPPFSHRYQRFTNSAGPPPPGFKSEFTGPQNTGHGATSGFGSAFTGQQGYENSGPGFWTGLGTGGILGYLFGSNRAATPFSDSWYYPSYPPSYPGTWNRAYSPLRGGLGGYSACSNSDTKTRTASGYGGTRRR
- the LOC105481978 gene encoding store-operated calcium entry-associated regulatory factor isoform X1: MAVACGPGAAGHCLLLGLHLFLLTAGPALGWNDPDRMLLRDVKALTLHYDRYTTSRRLDPIPQLKCVGGTAGCDSYTPKVIQCQNKGWDGYDVQWECKTDLDIAYKFGKTVVSCEGYESSEDQYVLRGSCGLEYNLDYTELGLQKLKESGKQHGFASFSDYYYKWSADSCNMGGLITIVVLLGIAFVVYKLFLSDGQYSPPPYSEYPPFSHRYQRFTNSAGPPPPGFKSEFTGPQNTGHGATSGFGSAFTGQQGYENSGPGFWTGLGTGGILGYLFGSNRAATPFSDSWYYPSYPPSYPGTWNRAYSPLRGGLGGYSACSNSDTKTRTASGYGGTRRR